A window of Longibacter salinarum contains these coding sequences:
- a CDS encoding DUF4293 family protein produces MIQRIQTVYLALAAIALAATGFFNDPWASDAATQFGWFVPALIASLSLAALTGLGSISMYSNRKKQRKIVVWAQVLTVVYLVVLYTGFYLSGELVLRTQDGIEWETTIVLLLPVLAYILFYLARRAITSDIELVKSMDRLR; encoded by the coding sequence ATGATCCAGCGTATCCAAACCGTCTATCTCGCTCTTGCCGCGATCGCCCTGGCCGCCACAGGCTTCTTCAATGATCCATGGGCGAGCGACGCCGCCACACAGTTCGGATGGTTCGTCCCTGCGCTCATCGCTTCGCTTTCACTCGCCGCGCTGACAGGGCTCGGATCCATCTCGATGTACAGCAACCGGAAGAAGCAACGCAAAATCGTCGTATGGGCGCAGGTGCTCACGGTCGTATATCTGGTTGTCTTGTATACCGGCTTTTATTTAAGTGGTGAACTTGTGCTACGGACCCAAGATGGAATTGAATGGGAAACGACGATCGTCCTACTCTTACCGGTCCTCGCCTACATTCTGTTTTACCTGGCACGCCGAGCAATTACGAGCGACATCGAGCTCGTGAAATCGATGGACCGACTCCGGTAA
- a CDS encoding DMT family transporter, with amino-acid sequence MPDARSPRVLLILALGVISFTFAPILVRWANDAPGLAIAAWRNILAVALLAPVALVKIGDEVRSFDRRDTILIASAGLFLGLHFITWIESLYHTTVASASVLVTTSPIFLAALGYVVLGERLAWRTLAGVGVAVSGAILIGWGDAAAGANVPVLGDGALWGNSLALSASLLVSVYLLIGRVVRQKVSWLAYVFPLYAVSALTTLVAAWAAGVPLMGYDASFYALCGAMALGPQVIGHGAFNYGVQFLPATVVGMLALLEPVGASALAYVFFSEVPPLIAIAGMLVVLAGVALVIWTRRAKKESA; translated from the coding sequence ATGCCGGATGCTCGTTCGCCGCGTGTGCTGCTCATTCTGGCACTAGGTGTCATAAGCTTTACGTTCGCGCCGATCCTGGTCCGGTGGGCGAATGATGCTCCTGGACTGGCCATTGCCGCTTGGCGCAACATCCTTGCGGTGGCTCTTCTCGCCCCCGTCGCTCTCGTGAAGATCGGGGACGAGGTCCGAAGCTTCGATCGCAGGGATACCATTTTGATTGCGAGCGCAGGGCTCTTTCTCGGGCTGCATTTCATCACGTGGATCGAGTCGCTCTACCACACGACCGTAGCGAGCGCGTCCGTTCTCGTCACGACAAGTCCCATCTTCCTCGCAGCCCTCGGCTATGTTGTTCTCGGCGAACGACTTGCCTGGCGGACCCTTGCGGGTGTGGGCGTGGCTGTGTCCGGTGCCATTTTGATCGGATGGGGTGATGCTGCCGCCGGGGCGAACGTCCCGGTTCTGGGAGATGGTGCCCTCTGGGGGAATTCGCTCGCCCTGTCGGCGTCGCTCCTCGTGAGCGTGTATCTGCTCATCGGTCGTGTGGTGCGACAGAAGGTGTCCTGGCTGGCGTATGTCTTTCCGCTGTATGCCGTCTCAGCGCTCACGACGCTGGTGGCGGCCTGGGCGGCGGGTGTGCCACTGATGGGCTACGACGCGTCGTTCTATGCCCTCTGTGGCGCGATGGCACTCGGTCCGCAGGTAATCGGTCACGGAGCGTTCAACTATGGCGTGCAATTCCTTCCAGCAACGGTCGTTGGAATGCTCGCTCTGCTCGAGCCCGTTGGTGCTTCGGCGCTCGCGTACGTCTTCTTCTCGGAGGTGCCGCCGCTGATAGCCATTGCCGGAATGCTGGTTGTCCTCGCAGGTGTGGCCCTGGTTATCTGGACGCGACGGGCGAAGAAGGAGTCTGCCTGA
- a CDS encoding glycosyltransferase family 2 protein: protein MPSAPRVSIVIVSWNALPLLKTCLPSVVETDYPDFEIILADNASTDGSAAWVAAEFPDVVIVRHQENGLFCRGNNLALPHATGDYIVLLNNDVEVEPDWLHPLVREMEADDVGAVQPKLRQYDDRNRFEYAGACGGFIDRLGYPFTRGRVFDTMEVDEGQYDDARDVFWATGAALMLRRTALDDVGTLDERFEMHMEEIDLCWRLQRAGYRIRVAPDSTVYHIGGGSLPKGNPRKTYYNFRNSLLMLYKNLAPADWRRVFAQRVAMDTAAGLRTLANGNIEEAKAIVRAYRDAHRMKTAYDGMRPKETRVQPPYRGLIAVDYFLRNRSTFGQLPRDAFVPGWFD, encoded by the coding sequence ATGCCTTCCGCTCCCCGCGTTTCGATCGTTATCGTATCCTGGAACGCGTTGCCCCTCCTGAAGACGTGCCTTCCTTCGGTGGTCGAGACCGACTATCCCGATTTCGAGATCATTCTCGCGGATAACGCCTCGACCGACGGCTCAGCCGCCTGGGTTGCTGCGGAGTTTCCAGACGTCGTCATCGTTCGTCATCAAGAAAACGGTCTCTTTTGCCGAGGTAACAACCTCGCCCTTCCCCATGCGACGGGCGACTACATCGTCTTGCTAAACAACGACGTGGAAGTCGAACCTGACTGGCTTCACCCACTCGTTCGGGAAATGGAGGCGGATGATGTCGGCGCTGTGCAGCCCAAACTCCGTCAGTACGATGACCGAAACCGATTCGAATACGCTGGCGCCTGCGGCGGATTCATCGACCGGCTCGGCTACCCCTTCACGCGAGGCCGGGTCTTCGACACCATGGAAGTAGACGAAGGGCAGTACGACGACGCCCGCGACGTTTTCTGGGCGACCGGTGCCGCACTCATGCTCCGCCGAACGGCCCTGGACGATGTCGGCACCCTCGATGAGCGATTCGAAATGCACATGGAGGAAATCGACCTCTGCTGGCGCCTGCAACGTGCGGGGTATCGGATTCGCGTTGCCCCGGACAGCACCGTCTATCATATCGGCGGAGGATCACTACCGAAAGGCAATCCGCGGAAAACGTACTACAACTTCCGCAACAGTCTGCTCATGCTCTACAAGAACCTCGCGCCGGCAGACTGGCGGCGTGTGTTTGCCCAGCGGGTGGCGATGGATACTGCAGCCGGTCTCCGCACGCTCGCCAACGGTAACATTGAGGAGGCCAAAGCCATCGTTCGCGCCTATCGCGACGCGCACCGCATGAAGACGGCGTATGACGGGATGCGCCCAAAGGAAACGCGCGTGCAGCCGCCCTATCGAGGTCTGATTGCCGTCGACTATTTTCTGAGGAATCGGTCAACGTTCGGCCAACTCCCTCGGGATGCGTTTGTCCCGGGCTGGTTCGACTAA